Genomic segment of Dehalogenimonas alkenigignens:
GCCGAGAATGGTGCTGAAGCGGGTGGGTGATACCTGAATTCCGGCACGAAGCTTCTTCCCCGGGAAAACATCTATAATCCCGGTCTGAGCCTGCCCGCCGCAAAGCTGCAGCATCAATTGAGTCGCCCTTTTAAGCGCATGCATCGGCACTTCGCGGTTTATGTTGCGTTCGAAGCGAATCGAGGCCTCGGAGATCAGCTTCAGGCGATGCGACGTATGATGGATGCTGACCGGGTTGAAATTGGCAGATTCGATAACCACGTCGGCGGTAGTTTCCGATACCTCCGAGTTGGCGCCGCCCATGACGCCGCCGATAGCCACGGCTTTTTCGGCATCGGCTATCATCAGTGTATCGGTGGTAAGCTGCCGTTCCTCGCCATCCAGGGTGATAAATTTCTCCCCCTCGGCGGCGCGGCGGACTATTATCTTGCCGCCGGCGATCTTCGAGAGGTCGAAGGCGTGCAGCGGCTGGCCGTACTCCAGCATGACGTAGTTGGTGATATCAACGACATTGTTTATCGGCCGCATTCCGACTGCGGTCAGCCGCTTTTTCAGCCAGTCCGGCGATTCGCCGATTTTAATACCCTTTACGACGCTCGCGGTGTAACGCGGGCACAATTCGGCATCGGCTATCTCAACTGAAAGCTCATCGGCGATCGGCGAGCCTTTTTCTTCGTAGTTCAGGTCCGGCATCTTGATGCCGAACGGTTCAGTTAACTTGATCTTCTCAAAACCGATGACGGCGGCGGCTTCCCGGGCCAGGCCGATGATCGAAAGGCAGTCAACGCGGTTCGGGGTGACATCAACTTCAAGGACCTTATCACCGAGAACATCGGCCAGCGGCGCGCCGACAGGCGTATTTTCCGGCAGAACCAGAATCCCTTCATGTTTGTCCGACAATCCCAGTTCACGCTCGGAAAGCACCATCCCCCGGGATTCAACGCCGCGGATTACGGCGGGTTTGAGTTCCATCTCCTTGCCGGTATGACCGTCAATGAGTTTGGCGCCGGCAGCGGCGAAAGCCACCTTCTGGCCGACGGCAACATTGGGCGCCCCGCACACTACCTTCGGCTGGTCCGAGGCCCCGGTGTTGACGGTGACCAGTCTCAGCCGGTCGGCGTTAGGATGAGCCTCTACGGCTACCACCTCGGCGGCCAGTACCCCCGTCCAGGCAGGCGTGGTAGATGAGATGCCGGAGACTTCATTGCCGGCCAGCGTCAGCTTCTCCGCCAGTTCCTCAGGGGAAATAGCGATATCCGTATAATCTTTAAGCCAGGAAATCGGGGCCTTCATTTAAAACTGCCTCAAGAAGCGCAAATCTGAAGAATAGAACAGGCGGATGTCATCAACGCCGTAGCGCAGCATCGGCAGCCTCTCAACACCCATGCCAAAAGCGAAACCGGAATAAATGGTGGAATCTATCCCCACCCCTTCAAGCACTTTGGGATGCACCATGCCCGCCCCCAGAATCTCCAGCCAACCGGAATTGCCGCAGACGCGGCAGCCGGCGCCCTTGCAGGAAGCGCATTCCACCGCCATTTCGACGCCGGGTTCGACGAAGGGGAAGAAGTCGCAGCGGAAACGAACCCGCCGCTCCGGACCGAAAAAGCGCCGGGCGAACTCAAAGAGCGTCCCTTTTAGCTGGGCCAGCGACACATTGCGGTCAACCATCAGCCCTTCGACCTGGTGGAACATTGGCAGATGGGAAGCGTCGGTGGCTTCATAACGGTAGACGCGCCCCGGCACCACGATACGGATCGGCGGTTCTTTGTATTTTTCCATGAACCGCACCTGCATCGGCGAGGTGTGGGTCCGCAGCAGCACGTGCCGCTCGTCTTTTTCATCCACATCGTCGACCCAGAAGGTCTGCATGGTGTCGCGGGCCGGGTGTTCCTTGGGGATATTCAGGGCATCGAAGTTGTAGCGGTCATATTCGACTTCCGGGCCTTCGACGACGGAAAAGCCGAGCGAGGAAAAGATATCGGTGATCTCGTTGATGACCCGGGTCACCGGGTGCAGCCGGCCGGAAAGCCACGGCCGTCCAGGCAGAGTGATGTCTATACCCGGCGCCGATTCCAAAAGCCGGTCTGAAAAATCCTGTTCACGGGCGGCCAAGGCTGACTCCAGGTCCTGGCGGACGACATTGGCCGCGGCGCCCAGGCTTTTCCGTTCTTCCACCGGCAGGGCGGCCAGGCCGCGCAGGACGGTGTTCAACTGGCTCTTCTTACCCAGCCAGCCGACGCGCCAGGCTTCCAGCGCATCCGCGGTGGAGACCGCTGCCAGCTCGGCGAGGGCGTTCTGCTTTAAATTATCGAGGGAGATATTTTCAGTCATTCAAGCTTCTTACAAGAGTTGGATTATAACCACTTGCGCCGCGGCTGGTCAAATAGCGCCGCGTTTCAGCTCTCCGGCCGGGAATTGTTTTTGTATTTTTCAAAATAATATATATCGAAGGAAACGATACCGCTTTCCCGCGTTTGGCTTTCCCCAGGCTGAAGGCGGCAGGCGGAAACCGGCAAAAAAGAAACAACTATCGGCGGCGGCGGCGTTATCCAAGTCAGGTGATCCTCTCATGTTTTACCGGGGAGCCGGATTATAGCACACCAGTTCCTTCAGGCTGTCAAGTGGGTTTTGTCGTTTTTGGCCGGAAATTTTTTCCGGGCGCCGAAGCCGCCGATCCGGGCGGGACACGGCGTATTTCTAAAAAATAAATTACTTTTTACCTATTGACTTACCCAACACCTAGTGGTACTTTATACCGGCGACCACAACAGGTTGTGGTTTTTAGAACAAAAGACAGCCCCGCTGAAAGTACAGATGAACTGCCCCAACTGCAAAAATCCGGAACTGAAAGTGGTTGACTCACGCGAAGTGGAGGACGGCATCCGCCGCCGCCGCGAGTGCCTGGGCTGCGGCTTCCGCTTCACCACCTACGAGCGCATCCAGCCGGCCGCCCTGTTCGTCCTCAAGCGCGACGGCCGCCGCGAGGAGTGGAGCAAGGAAAAGCTGTTGGGCGGCCTGCACAAGGCCTGCGAGAAGCGCCCCCTGCCGGCAGGCACGGTAGACCGCATCGCCGACGAGATCGAGGCCGAGCTGATCGAGACCGGCCGGGCGGAGATACCGACGACGCTTGTCGGCGACAAGGTGATGGAGAAGCTGAAGGCGGCGGACAACATCGCCTACATCCGCTTCGCCTCGGTCTACCGCAAGTTCACCGATGTCACCGAGTTCAAGGAGATGGTGGACCGGCTGATCGACCGCGACCCGGCGCCCCGCTCACAGCTGCCGCTGCTGCCCGAAGAAGACGGCGCCGGCCAGGGGCGCGGCGGGCGGCATCTGTCGCTGTCGGCCAAAGGGCAGGGGAAATGATGACAATCCGAATCAGATTGCCACGGACTCGCCATGCGAGCGAGTCCTCGCAAAGACAATAGCGTAAAGGACAGCTTATGACGCCGCAGCCATCGGGCAAACCAATAGTAGATAAAAACCGCATCGCCAGCTTAATTTTCAACCAGGCTTCGGCCATGGGCATCGCCGACCGCGCCCGCATCGAGCAGATCACCGCCCGGATCATCGAGCGGCTCGAAAAACCCGCCGCCGCCCTGCCCGGCATGGAGGCTTTCGTCACGCCGCAGGCCAGAGTGTCCATCGCGGTGACCGAGGACGAGATCGAGAACCTGGTCAAGGACGCCGTCGAGGGCGTGAAGTCGGCCGGTTCCGCCGTTCAGCCTTCGACAGGCTCAGGGCGAACGGATGTTATCGAGGTACCCAAACCACCCATACCCCCGCCGCCGGTTGCCGCCGCCGCGCCTAAAACATCAAAACAGGAGAAGAACATGCCAGCCGCCACCCGAAATACGAAATCCGAAGCACGAAAACCGAAAACCGAAATCCGAAACATCATTCCGGAGAGAGTCGAGCTTTCGGCGAACGCGCTGGCGGTGCTGGAGAAGCGCTACCTTAAAAAAGACAAGGCCGGGAATCCTGTCGAGAAGGCGGAGGACATGCTGCGGCGCGTCGCCCGGACTGTCGCCGCCGCCGAGCTGTCCTACGATCCGAAGATCAATATCCGCGCCGTGGAGGATGAATTTTACGGCCTGTTGGCGCGGCTGGAATTCCTGCCCAACTCCCCCACCCTGATGAACGCCGGGCGCGAGCTGGGGCAGCTGTCCGCCTGCTTCGTCCTGCCCATCGATGACGCCATCGAGAGCATTTTCGACGCCGTGAAGCACACCGCCATGATCCACAAGTCCGGCGGCGGCACCGGCTTCTCTTTCTCGCGCCTCCGGCCGGAGAAAGACCGCGTCGGCTCCACCGGCGGCGTCGCCTCCGGCCCGGTGTCCTTCATGCGCGCCTTCGACGTGGCCACCGACGTCATCAAGCAGGGCGGCACCCGCAGAGGGGCCAACATGGCCATCCTTTCCGTGGATCACCCGGACATCGAGCGCTTCATCAAGGCCAAACAGACCGCCGGGGTGCTGACCAACTTCAACCTGTCGGTGGCTGTGACCGACGCCTTCATGGAAGCCGTTCGCGCCAACGGCGAATACGATTTGATCAACCCCCACAACGGCGAGATCGTCGAGAAAAAGAAGGCGCGGGACATCTTCGACCAGATCGTCAACCTGGCCTGGAAGACCGGCGACCCGGGCGTAGTCTTCATCGACCGCATCAACGCCGGCAACCCGACGCCGCACCTCGGCAAGATCGAGTCCACCAACCCCTGCGGCGAGCAGCCGCTTTTACCCTACGAGTCCTGCAACCTGGGCTCGATCAACCTGTCCAAAATGACCAAAGGCAACGGCAGGAAATCCATTGATTACGACCGGCTGGGCTACACCGTGCGCACCGCCGTCCGCTTCCTGGACGACGTCATAGACGTCAACAAGTTCCCGCTGCCGCAGATCGCCGAACGGACGCGCCAGACGCGCAAGATCGGCCTGGGGGTCATGGGCTTCGCCGACCTGCTGATCGACCTCGGCATCGCCTACGACTCGCCGGAGGCGCTTGAAGCCGCGGAGGAGGTCATGGGCTTCATCCAGGCGGAGTCCCACAAGGCATCGGAGGAGCTGGCGGCGAGCCGCGGAACCTTCCCGGCCTATGAAAAATCGGTCTACGACGGCCGGGTCAAGATGCGCAACGCCTCCTGCACCACCATCGCCCCGACGGGGACGCTGTCGATCATCGCCGGCTGCTCTTCCGGCATCGAGCCGCATTTCGCCCTGTGCTTCACCCGGAACATCATGGACGGGACGAAGATGGTGGAGGTCAATCCCTACTTCCAGCGCGCCTCGGTGGAGGGCGGCTTCTTCAGCAAGGAGATGATGGAGAAGCTGGCCGCCGGCGCCCACCTGGAGGACTTCAAAGAAGTGCCCGAGGCGGCGAAGAAGCTTTTCGTCACCGCCCATAACATCACCCCGGAAGGCCATGTGAAGATGCAGGCGGTGTTCCAGAAGTATACCGACAACGCCGTCAGCAAGACGGTCAACTTCCCGGCCGACGCCACCGTGGCCGACGTGGACAAGGTGTACCTGATGGCCTTTGATGAAGGCCTAAAGGGCATCACCATCTACCGCGACGGCTGCAAGGCCGACC
This window contains:
- the pheT gene encoding phenylalanine--tRNA ligase subunit beta, whose translation is MKAPISWLKDYTDIAISPEELAEKLTLAGNEVSGISSTTPAWTGVLAAEVVAVEAHPNADRLRLVTVNTGASDQPKVVCGAPNVAVGQKVAFAAAGAKLIDGHTGKEMELKPAVIRGVESRGMVLSERELGLSDKHEGILVLPENTPVGAPLADVLGDKVLEVDVTPNRVDCLSIIGLAREAAAVIGFEKIKLTEPFGIKMPDLNYEEKGSPIADELSVEIADAELCPRYTASVVKGIKIGESPDWLKKRLTAVGMRPINNVVDITNYVMLEYGQPLHAFDLSKIAGGKIIVRRAAEGEKFITLDGEERQLTTDTLMIADAEKAVAIGGVMGGANSEVSETTADVVIESANFNPVSIHHTSHRLKLISEASIRFERNINREVPMHALKRATQLMLQLCGGQAQTGIIDVFPGKKLRAGIQVSPTRFSTILGSDMTYDRILKALKALGIEWYWETTDETDYSGSETQFLRVYPPWWRTDLSIQEDIIEEVARIIGYDQLPASPLSGEIPKRVGPPIMAFKKLFRMALVGFGFQETLSLSLSSLDALKRTVSDGKLASEPVMLLNPMSSEQECLRTNLRAPLLAAVAANRRYEEGGLRLFEVGRAYHARKGTLPHEPEMVCGIIAGEAEPSGWQQSKRPFDFYDAKGVLETIFGRMNLAYTIEPGSDGGLRPGHQAQLSIGGVTFGVFGEVHPRVAKNFDIEEKVYLFEINLSALMPKVRPGRAYQPLPRYPAVVRDIALVLDSSVTHQRVGEVVSTFPLLKEVSLFDVYSGKQVSEGKKSLAYRLTFQSPTATLTDAEVDRVMADIVSALMSQLGATLRA
- the nrdR gene encoding transcriptional regulator NrdR yields the protein MWFLEQKTAPLKVQMNCPNCKNPELKVVDSREVEDGIRRRRECLGCGFRFTTYERIQPAALFVLKRDGRREEWSKEKLLGGLHKACEKRPLPAGTVDRIADEIEAELIETGRAEIPTTLVGDKVMEKLKAADNIAYIRFASVYRKFTDVTEFKEMVDRLIDRDPAPRSQLPLLPEEDGAGQGRGGRHLSLSAKGQGK
- a CDS encoding vitamin B12-dependent ribonucleotide reductase, whose product is MTPQPSGKPIVDKNRIASLIFNQASAMGIADRARIEQITARIIERLEKPAAALPGMEAFVTPQARVSIAVTEDEIENLVKDAVEGVKSAGSAVQPSTGSGRTDVIEVPKPPIPPPPVAAAAPKTSKQEKNMPAATRNTKSEARKPKTEIRNIIPERVELSANALAVLEKRYLKKDKAGNPVEKAEDMLRRVARTVAAAELSYDPKINIRAVEDEFYGLLARLEFLPNSPTLMNAGRELGQLSACFVLPIDDAIESIFDAVKHTAMIHKSGGGTGFSFSRLRPEKDRVGSTGGVASGPVSFMRAFDVATDVIKQGGTRRGANMAILSVDHPDIERFIKAKQTAGVLTNFNLSVAVTDAFMEAVRANGEYDLINPHNGEIVEKKKARDIFDQIVNLAWKTGDPGVVFIDRINAGNPTPHLGKIESTNPCGEQPLLPYESCNLGSINLSKMTKGNGRKSIDYDRLGYTVRTAVRFLDDVIDVNKFPLPQIAERTRQTRKIGLGVMGFADLLIDLGIAYDSPEALEAAEEVMGFIQAESHKASEELAASRGTFPAYEKSVYDGRVKMRNASCTTIAPTGTLSIIAGCSSGIEPHFALCFTRNIMDGTKMVEVNPYFQRASVEGGFFSKEMMEKLAAGAHLEDFKEVPEAAKKLFVTAHNITPEGHVKMQAVFQKYTDNAVSKTVNFPADATVADVDKVYLMAFDEGLKGITIYRDGCKADQPMSTGKAEVKPEAAAPAAPAKPMGPRERAKVTTGFTEKVKTGCGNMYITINTDSTGICEVFSHLGKAGGCATAQLESTCRLASLALRSGVPIDDVAKQLKGIRCPSIAWDNGKSVLSCADAIATVLENYINSGLSVKLEGKAEVNGNGNGNGHGEKKVIKDFGIVKNVAGQCVDCGSILVYQEGCFICPGCGFTKC
- the pheS gene encoding phenylalanine--tRNA ligase subunit alpha, producing the protein MTENISLDNLKQNALAELAAVSTADALEAWRVGWLGKKSQLNTVLRGLAALPVEERKSLGAAANVVRQDLESALAAREQDFSDRLLESAPGIDITLPGRPWLSGRLHPVTRVINEITDIFSSLGFSVVEGPEVEYDRYNFDALNIPKEHPARDTMQTFWVDDVDEKDERHVLLRTHTSPMQVRFMEKYKEPPIRIVVPGRVYRYEATDASHLPMFHQVEGLMVDRNVSLAQLKGTLFEFARRFFGPERRVRFRCDFFPFVEPGVEMAVECASCKGAGCRVCGNSGWLEILGAGMVHPKVLEGVGIDSTIYSGFAFGMGVERLPMLRYGVDDIRLFYSSDLRFLRQF